A single region of the Sulfurospirillum arsenophilum NBRC 109478 genome encodes:
- a CDS encoding beta-ketoacyl synthase N-terminal-like domain-containing protein: MIDTKRCYITAHSLFCSLGDNESAIVSQVQSINQSNYEAYLQHLFAQKPYYPLIQNFDTEEKKLFSVIDHVVKACILEANLSEEEQKELAIFIGSTAMGISLNEEAYALYHQGKSDKAFNHLGYGYLGDYLETLTHSDHKALLFSTACTSSVNALAYASKLIASKQIKKALVVGIELFNKATYNGFSSLMLLSKNKIYRPFDKQSDGIILGEACSALLLESEPRSAEDFYYKGSKNICDIYSETTSNPSGEPIFQTMDEALRNASLKLSEIDFIKAHATGSENNNTSEANAIALLFEKHGTTTPVTALKPLIGHTLGASGTNEIALTLSCLKEGFIPPTLGFQERADGVNFTPLLNPVKLDGKKTNVLFNFVAFGGNTTSLVLSNA, from the coding sequence ATGATCGATACAAAACGATGCTACATCACGGCACATTCGCTTTTTTGCAGCCTTGGAGATAACGAGTCAGCCATTGTCTCCCAAGTGCAAAGCATAAACCAAAGCAACTACGAGGCGTACTTGCAGCATCTCTTTGCGCAGAAGCCTTATTATCCTTTAATCCAAAATTTCGACACTGAAGAAAAAAAGCTCTTCAGTGTCATCGATCATGTCGTTAAAGCGTGCATCCTAGAAGCAAATCTCAGTGAAGAGGAGCAAAAAGAGTTAGCCATTTTTATAGGCTCTACCGCTATGGGTATCTCACTGAACGAAGAGGCGTATGCACTTTACCACCAAGGAAAGAGCGATAAAGCATTTAACCATCTAGGCTACGGATATTTGGGAGACTATCTGGAAACGTTAACACACTCCGACCACAAGGCGCTTCTTTTTTCCACGGCGTGTACTTCCAGTGTCAATGCACTCGCTTACGCCTCAAAACTCATCGCCTCAAAACAGATTAAAAAAGCCTTAGTGGTGGGCATCGAACTTTTTAACAAAGCCACTTACAACGGTTTTTCTTCGCTGATGCTTCTTTCCAAAAATAAAATCTACCGCCCTTTTGACAAGCAGAGCGATGGCATCATCTTAGGCGAAGCCTGCTCGGCACTGCTCTTGGAGAGTGAGCCTAGAAGTGCTGAGGATTTTTACTATAAAGGCTCAAAAAACATCTGTGACATTTACAGCGAAACCACAAGCAACCCCTCGGGTGAGCCCATCTTTCAAACGATGGATGAAGCCCTACGTAACGCTTCGCTAAAACTCAGTGAGATCGACTTCATTAAAGCCCATGCAACAGGGAGCGAGAACAACAACACCTCAGAAGCCAATGCGATTGCCCTCCTCTTTGAGAAGCATGGCACCACAACGCCCGTAACGGCACTTAAACCCTTGATCGGACATACGTTAGGGGCAAGTGGTACCAATGAGATCGCTTTGACGCTCTCGTGCCTCAAGGAAGGTTTTATCCCTCCAACCCTTGGGTTTCAAGAAAGAGCCGATGGCGTGAACTTTACGCCCCTTTTAAATCCTGTAAAACTGGATGGCAAAAAGACCAATGTGCTCTTTAACTTTGTCGCCTTTGGTGGCAATACCACTTCGCTTGTTTTGAGCAACGCGTAA
- a CDS encoding phosphopantetheine-binding protein: MLCSQNLELKRELKQLIITECDKEEFTPEAIKDDEPLFGSDSPLQLDSMDALQISMALKEKYGVEVTDSKKIRTIMTSINTLADFIQPQ, translated from the coding sequence ATGCTCTGCTCACAAAACCTAGAACTCAAACGTGAACTTAAACAACTCATCATCACCGAATGCGATAAAGAGGAGTTCACCCCCGAAGCTATTAAGGATGATGAACCGCTTTTTGGCTCAGATAGCCCACTCCAACTTGACTCGATGGATGCCCTGCAAATCTCAATGGCACTCAAAGAAAAATACGGTGTCGAAGTCACCGATAGTAAAAAAATACGCACCATTATGACCAGCATCAACACCTTAGCGGATTTCATTCAACCCCAATGA
- a CDS encoding ABC transporter permease, which produces MFYYILKKEFLLIIRNLHALIVLFVMPTVFIIIMSLALQNTYANKYDVKLSVLLSSEKTSPALESFVQTLNDNTFFTFTLAQTAPIVDEALYHQKYDFVLTLSNDFNEKLGRSSDVSMALFSRSDISYQQVAFLKQFLSAKLSESVIKNLLEVQGKSQNALNFDEIISHTYVLKDKNATTITSVQHSVPSWLIFSMFFILIPISNTFINEKNFGTIDKIRSINVSLSKIIMGKFIPYFVMNQLQVFCMILVGMYLIPLLNGDALIIHGSLFLLILISCIVSIAAISFALFIATLSNSSEMATILGGTSNIILAALGGIMVPKVVMPKFMQDVSEISPMSWALDGFLDIIVKGGNFGDIELNVMKLLLFALLFFTLACLMLNYRRN; this is translated from the coding sequence ATGTTTTACTATATTTTGAAAAAAGAGTTTTTACTCATCATCCGAAATCTCCATGCCCTCATCGTTTTGTTTGTGATGCCAACGGTGTTTATTATCATCATGTCGCTTGCCTTACAAAACACCTATGCCAACAAATACGATGTCAAACTCTCCGTTCTCCTGAGTAGTGAAAAAACTTCCCCCGCATTAGAATCGTTTGTGCAAACGCTCAATGACAACACCTTTTTTACGTTTACACTCGCTCAAACGGCACCGATCGTCGATGAAGCGTTGTACCACCAAAAATACGACTTTGTTCTTACGTTAAGCAATGATTTTAATGAAAAGCTTGGCAGAAGTAGCGACGTTTCTATGGCGCTTTTTTCGCGCTCAGACATCTCGTACCAACAGGTCGCTTTTCTCAAACAATTTTTAAGTGCAAAACTCTCAGAGAGCGTCATCAAAAACCTTTTAGAAGTGCAAGGAAAGAGTCAAAATGCTCTCAATTTTGATGAGATCATCTCCCATACTTACGTCTTAAAAGATAAAAATGCCACCACGATTACTTCCGTGCAACACAGCGTTCCGTCGTGGCTGATCTTTTCGATGTTTTTTATTCTTATTCCTATCTCCAACACCTTTATCAATGAAAAAAACTTTGGCACGATCGATAAAATCAGGAGCATCAACGTCTCTTTGAGCAAAATCATCATGGGTAAATTCATCCCCTATTTTGTAATGAACCAACTGCAAGTTTTTTGTATGATCTTGGTGGGAATGTACCTCATCCCCCTTCTAAACGGTGACGCGCTTATCATTCATGGAAGCCTCTTTTTACTTATACTCATCTCGTGTATTGTCTCCATCGCGGCGATCTCTTTTGCCCTTTTCATCGCAACACTCAGCAACAGCAGTGAGATGGCGACCATCTTGGGTGGCACGTCCAACATCATCCTAGCCGCCCTTGGAGGCATCATGGTTCCCAAAGTCGTCATGCCAAAATTTATGCAAGATGTCTCAGAAATTTCGCCTATGTCATGGGCATTGGATGGCTTTTTGGACATCATCGTCAAAGGCGGAAACTTTGGCGACATAGAGCTTAATGTGATGAAACTCTTACTCTTTGCACTACTCTTTTTTACCCTTGCATGCCTCATGCTAAACTACAGGAGAAACTAA
- a CDS encoding ABC transporter ATP-binding protein — MAICINNLIKKYKNSIVLEHLDLTIKEGSIFGLLGPNGAGKTTLVSILNFLVPKDFGEIKILGYDLNKHEKEIKACSSLVPQSYAFYPTLSAYENLEFFGALYGLTGKVLHTKIDYCLEMTSLEKYRDAKAETFSGGLKRRLNIAIGLLNSPKILYLDEPTVGIDPQSRNYILQVIKNINQANKTTIVYTSHYMEEIEYLCDDIAILDQGKIVFHETKEKINAQSNIAKIHLSDTSTQEVNLQSNYDVLVDTFCDIKQKSLHVKEIELPKNNLENIFLSITKKELRD; from the coding sequence ATGGCAATTTGCATCAATAATTTGATTAAAAAATATAAAAACAGTATTGTCCTTGAGCATCTTGATTTAACCATAAAAGAAGGCTCTATTTTTGGGCTTTTAGGACCTAATGGTGCGGGTAAAACTACCTTGGTTTCTATCCTCAATTTTTTGGTACCCAAAGATTTTGGTGAGATAAAAATTTTAGGTTATGATCTCAATAAACACGAAAAAGAGATCAAAGCATGCTCTAGTCTAGTACCCCAATCTTACGCCTTTTACCCCACCCTGAGTGCATACGAAAACCTTGAATTCTTTGGCGCACTTTATGGGCTTACTGGGAAAGTTTTACATACCAAGATAGACTACTGCCTAGAAATGACCTCCCTCGAAAAATACAGAGATGCCAAAGCCGAAACATTCTCAGGTGGCTTAAAAAGACGCCTTAACATTGCCATTGGTTTACTTAACAGTCCGAAGATTTTATACCTTGACGAACCCACCGTTGGCATCGACCCTCAATCACGCAACTACATTTTACAGGTCATCAAAAACATCAACCAAGCGAATAAAACGACCATCGTTTATACCTCACACTACATGGAGGAGATCGAGTATCTTTGCGATGACATTGCTATACTTGACCAAGGAAAAATTGTTTTTCACGAAACCAAAGAGAAGATCAACGCGCAATCCAACATCGCCAAAATCCACCTGAGCGACACCTCAACACAAGAGGTCAATCTGCAAAGCAACTACGACGTACTCGTCGATACCTTTTGTGACATCAAACAAAAATCGTTACATGTAAAAGAGATCGAACTGCCTAAAAACAACCTAGAAAATATCTTTTTATCGATCACCAAGAAAGAGTTGAGGGACTGA
- a CDS encoding AMP-binding protein: MRVIIQNDDGGENVYESETLVDTALKNQVILVPSKTKEANAIEILRAYLSGAKPILYDQENLSLKEKIESLGAETFNDIDFAAMFFTSGSTGFPTGAFKSRENIEADMKALVREFGNFQIEKVVATVPFIHIYGFLAALLLPLKLDVDLFFKEHFLPHDLLESAKPHHLIVTTPLYIKSLLRLDETKDLSQTIFISSTGPLPAEIAKEFTDKFNTTLIQLFGSTECGSIAFKKQDDIFWSPFQGVEATLNDEGLLHVKSPFISKTLWQEGFTQTGGEIQSFDYAVIENGKFQLIGRSSNIVKIAGKRYATAQIEEILEAMEGIEKALVHVKHNNAELKDEVVQIFLEATRPIAIKELKNTIKQKLGKINLPIELHIVDKISTTLMGKKCMPLV, encoded by the coding sequence TTGAGAGTTATTATACAAAATGATGATGGCGGTGAAAACGTTTATGAGAGTGAGACTCTCGTCGACACAGCACTCAAAAACCAAGTCATTCTCGTTCCTTCCAAAACCAAAGAAGCAAATGCCATTGAGATTTTAAGAGCCTATCTTTCAGGCGCAAAGCCTATTTTGTATGACCAAGAAAACCTCTCACTCAAAGAGAAAATCGAATCGCTGGGTGCTGAAACATTCAACGACATTGACTTTGCCGCCATGTTTTTTACCTCTGGAAGTACGGGTTTTCCCACGGGAGCGTTTAAAAGCAGAGAAAACATCGAAGCTGATATGAAAGCATTAGTAAGAGAATTTGGCAATTTTCAGATCGAAAAAGTGGTTGCAACCGTTCCCTTTATCCATATCTATGGCTTTCTCGCCGCACTTTTACTGCCACTCAAACTTGACGTTGATCTGTTTTTTAAAGAGCATTTTCTGCCTCACGATCTGCTTGAGTCTGCGAAGCCTCATCACCTCATCGTTACCACCCCACTTTACATCAAATCGCTTTTGAGGTTAGACGAAACTAAAGACCTAAGCCAAACAATTTTTATTAGCTCCACAGGACCATTACCAGCAGAGATTGCCAAAGAATTTACCGATAAATTTAATACCACACTCATTCAACTCTTTGGCTCTACCGAATGTGGAAGCATAGCGTTTAAAAAACAAGATGACATATTTTGGAGCCCATTTCAAGGTGTTGAGGCGACACTGAATGACGAAGGACTTTTACATGTAAAGTCGCCTTTTATCTCGAAAACGCTATGGCAAGAGGGCTTTACACAAACGGGTGGAGAAATTCAGAGTTTTGATTATGCTGTGATAGAAAATGGAAAATTTCAACTCATAGGACGAAGCAGTAACATCGTTAAAATTGCAGGCAAACGCTACGCAACAGCACAGATCGAAGAGATTTTAGAAGCGATGGAGGGCATCGAAAAAGCCCTCGTACACGTCAAACACAACAATGCCGAGCTGAAAGATGAAGTCGTTCAAATCTTTCTTGAAGCCACGCGCCCGATCGCAATCAAAGAGCTAAAAAATACCATCAAACAAAAATTGGGGAAAATCAATCTACCGATTGAATTACACATTGTCGATAAAATTTCTACTACCCTGATGGGGAAAAAATGTATGCCATTAGTCTAA
- a CDS encoding SDR family oxidoreductase: MKKVLVTGATGSIGAAIVRYFAKEGYFVYIHYKSQKEKALALLDEIKHGEIIQFDITQKEEVKHALESLHVNVLVNNAGITKDKLFFFMEEEEWSDVMDANLNSLFYVTKQILPNMIKEKAGSIVNVSSISGLVGNGGQVNYSTTKGGIIAFTKALCVEVARYNIRVNAVAPGVIESEMIHNVDKNITNIIPCKRFGKPEEVAEVVFFLGDKATYVNGEVINISGGMVR, from the coding sequence ATGAAAAAAGTGCTGGTCACAGGTGCAACAGGGAGCATTGGAGCCGCCATTGTGCGCTACTTTGCCAAAGAGGGTTACTTTGTTTACATTCACTACAAAAGCCAGAAAGAGAAGGCTCTAGCACTTCTTGATGAGATCAAACATGGTGAGATTATCCAGTTTGACATCACCCAAAAAGAGGAAGTCAAACACGCCTTAGAATCTTTACATGTAAATGTTTTAGTCAACAATGCGGGCATCACCAAAGACAAGCTTTTTTTCTTTATGGAAGAGGAAGAGTGGAGTGATGTGATGGATGCGAATCTTAACAGCCTTTTTTATGTCACCAAGCAAATTCTGCCAAATATGATCAAAGAAAAAGCAGGCTCCATCGTCAATGTTTCTTCCATCTCTGGACTCGTGGGCAATGGTGGGCAAGTGAATTACTCGACCACTAAAGGTGGAATTATCGCTTTTACAAAAGCGCTTTGTGTGGAAGTAGCACGCTATAATATCAGAGTCAATGCGGTGGCCCCCGGTGTGATTGAGTCCGAGATGATCCACAATGTGGATAAAAATATCACCAATATCATCCCGTGCAAACGCTTTGGAAAGCCCGAAGAGGTCGCTGAAGTTGTCTTCTTTTTAGGCGATAAAGCAACCTACGTGAATGGTGAAGTGATCAATATTAGTGGTGGGATGGTACGGTAA
- a CDS encoding HAL/PAL/TAL family ammonia-lyase, whose protein sequence is MKLIIDDRYISLEEICKASSVRVSKDTHFEENFLLGHTFLMNEIKKGKPIYGVTTGYGASGKNYLTYEQSAILQQNLYRFHGCGVGASLSPQTSRYALICRLISLSKGKSGISYELLQRLELLLEKEIIPVIPSLGSVGASGDLTPLSYIAAVIAGEREVWYEGAICPTSEVYAKLGITPYLFKPKEALAIMNGTTIMSAIALSSLERFEVLLSSMESFVAGMFEVLLGDTTPLDEFVHEAKPFSGQIQSAFNIKTKIEGSKLTHGRDDRYDKFFADNDLNIQDTYSMRCAPQVLGVIRDNLEISKKWVEQEINSVNDNPLIDGKNQKIYTSGNFYGGYVAHAMDTLKICAANLADLLDKEFALLVDHKFNRGLGENLKLSREHYFHGFKAMQITLSSLSADVIKNTTAASIHSRPTESLNQDKVSMGTTAALDFKKMMEPLELMLSIAFMGMAQAVDIRGKQSVSQTLLKHYEAIRAHAKPLLEDRRMDIDIVKIQNILRQGALA, encoded by the coding sequence ATGAAATTAATCATAGACGATCGTTATATTAGCTTAGAGGAGATATGCAAAGCTAGCAGTGTTCGTGTCTCTAAAGATACCCACTTTGAAGAGAATTTTTTACTCGGTCATACCTTTTTGATGAATGAAATCAAAAAAGGAAAACCCATTTATGGCGTCACCACAGGCTATGGTGCAAGTGGCAAGAATTACTTAACTTATGAGCAAAGTGCCATTTTGCAACAGAACCTTTACCGCTTTCATGGCTGTGGCGTTGGAGCATCACTAAGTCCTCAAACTTCACGTTACGCGCTGATTTGCAGACTGATTTCACTCTCCAAAGGCAAGTCTGGCATCTCTTATGAACTTTTGCAACGCCTTGAACTCTTGCTTGAAAAAGAGATTATCCCTGTTATTCCTTCCCTTGGCTCAGTAGGTGCGAGTGGCGATTTGACACCGCTTTCGTACATCGCTGCTGTGATTGCAGGCGAGAGAGAAGTGTGGTATGAAGGTGCCATTTGTCCAACGAGTGAGGTGTATGCAAAACTGGGCATTACTCCGTATCTCTTTAAACCTAAAGAGGCACTTGCCATTATGAATGGTACGACCATTATGAGTGCGATTGCCCTCTCTTCTTTAGAGCGTTTTGAGGTGCTTCTCTCAAGCATGGAGTCCTTTGTAGCAGGTATGTTTGAAGTGCTCTTGGGCGATACGACACCACTGGATGAATTTGTGCATGAAGCAAAGCCTTTTAGTGGACAAATTCAAAGTGCCTTCAACATCAAAACGAAGATTGAAGGCTCAAAGCTCACACACGGGCGCGATGACAGATATGACAAGTTCTTTGCTGACAATGATTTGAATATCCAAGACACCTACTCCATGCGTTGCGCACCGCAAGTTTTAGGCGTGATTCGCGATAATTTAGAAATCTCTAAAAAATGGGTCGAACAAGAGATCAACTCGGTCAATGACAACCCGCTCATTGATGGCAAAAACCAAAAAATCTACACCTCCGGTAATTTCTACGGTGGCTACGTCGCTCACGCGATGGACACACTCAAAATTTGCGCAGCAAATCTTGCTGACCTGCTCGATAAAGAGTTTGCCCTTCTGGTCGATCACAAATTTAACCGTGGACTTGGAGAGAACCTTAAACTCAGTCGTGAGCACTATTTCCACGGCTTTAAAGCGATGCAGATAACGCTGAGTTCTCTCAGTGCTGATGTCATCAAAAACACCACAGCAGCTTCCATTCACTCTCGCCCAACCGAATCGCTCAACCAAGACAAGGTGAGCATGGGAACGACAGCGGCACTGGACTTTAAAAAGATGATGGAACCCCTTGAGCTGATGCTGAGTATCGCATTTATGGGTATGGCACAAGCGGTGGACATCAGAGGGAAACAGAGCGTTTCTCAAACACTTCTCAAACACTACGAAGCCATTAGAGCGCACGCCAAGCCACTTTTAGAAGACAGGCGTATGGACATTGACATCGTGAAGATTCAAAACATTCTTCGCCAAGGAGCACTCGCATGA
- a CDS encoding lysophospholipid acyltransferase family protein, producing the protein MSTKQRGSGWSIRLVFTFYKLFGYTFIYYLMYPVTFFYFLVAGNVKEALRDYYKHINKPFNNWVYYEHLRHFAITMCDRFVSKVSPQDYTFDIKNEEELMRHLHGGGILLLSHFGGWSSAGNCFADLKINIVMQEALIETIKCIEENLETQNPHLSIIDLSKGGVYVTMKIASALLNNEIVAMMADRATDVKHKEVVTFFDKEAEFNKNPFSIAYKTEKPLMGIAFSYQSPQHYSIEFIEITMDKNNPADAEIHKAMQVYADFFATHVTLHPEQWFNLYPFWKEKA; encoded by the coding sequence ATGAGCACGAAACAGCGTGGAAGTGGTTGGAGTATCAGACTCGTTTTTACTTTTTATAAACTCTTTGGCTACACGTTTATCTATTACTTGATGTACCCTGTAACCTTTTTTTATTTTTTGGTTGCTGGCAACGTTAAAGAAGCCTTGCGTGATTACTACAAGCACATCAACAAGCCTTTTAACAATTGGGTTTATTATGAACATTTACGACACTTCGCGATCACGATGTGCGACCGTTTTGTCTCTAAAGTAAGCCCACAAGATTACACATTTGACATCAAAAACGAAGAAGAACTTATGCGCCATCTTCACGGTGGCGGTATTTTGCTATTATCGCATTTTGGGGGTTGGTCGAGTGCTGGCAACTGTTTTGCAGATCTTAAAATCAACATTGTGATGCAAGAAGCACTCATTGAGACGATCAAATGTATCGAAGAGAATCTTGAGACACAAAACCCTCATCTTAGCATCATTGATCTCTCTAAAGGCGGAGTTTATGTCACGATGAAAATCGCTTCAGCACTTCTCAATAACGAGATTGTAGCGATGATGGCAGACCGTGCAACTGATGTAAAACATAAAGAGGTTGTAACCTTTTTTGACAAAGAGGCTGAATTTAATAAAAACCCTTTTAGCATCGCCTACAAAACCGAAAAACCACTGATGGGCATTGCCTTTAGCTACCAAAGCCCCCAACATTACAGCATTGAGTTTATCGAAATTACGATGGATAAAAACAACCCAGCAGATGCAGAGATACACAAAGCGATGCAAGTCTATGCCGATTTTTTTGCAACGCACGTTACCTTGCACCCTGAACAATGGTTCAACCTATACCCCTTTTGGAAAGAAAAAGCATGA
- a CDS encoding glycosyltransferase family 2 protein encodes MKKDDIVVVVPTYNNPLTINNVANDVLSHGYTLIIVDDGSEVSVSSLVNEHEKLTVLRHKVNQGKGEAIITGAKEAQKRGFSYFISLDGDGQHLASQIEKICDACDGADQIIIGARNFEINHVPNGSKFGRWFSNFWACWDTEQTITDSLSGFRLYPTSILDLIIKTKRFDWEMEVLVKHAWKSRLIKEVSIECYYPTPEERVSHFKKFWDTAAIVMVHVKLLPWKFFLKKRYQ; translated from the coding sequence ATGAAAAAAGATGATATTGTCGTTGTCGTTCCAACCTACAATAACCCTCTCACCATCAATAATGTCGCCAACGATGTCTTGAGTCATGGGTACACGTTGATCATTGTCGATGATGGCTCAGAGGTGAGCGTTTCATCGCTTGTAAATGAACATGAGAAGCTCACCGTCTTACGCCATAAGGTCAATCAAGGCAAAGGCGAAGCCATCATCACAGGAGCGAAGGAAGCGCAAAAAAGAGGCTTTTCGTATTTCATTAGCCTTGATGGCGATGGACAACATCTGGCTTCTCAAATTGAAAAAATATGCGATGCCTGTGATGGAGCAGATCAAATCATCATCGGTGCGCGTAATTTTGAGATCAATCATGTTCCCAATGGCTCCAAGTTTGGACGCTGGTTTAGTAACTTTTGGGCATGTTGGGACACCGAACAGACCATCACCGATTCACTCTCTGGCTTTCGACTTTACCCTACTTCCATCCTAGACCTCATTATCAAAACCAAACGCTTTGACTGGGAAATGGAAGTACTCGTTAAACACGCATGGAAAAGTCGCCTCATCAAAGAAGTGAGCATCGAATGTTACTACCCAACTCCCGAAGAGCGCGTCAGCCACTTTAAAAAGTTTTGGGATACCGCCGCAATCGTCATGGTACATGTCAAACTCTTGCCGTGGAAATTTTTCCTCAAAAAAAGGTACCAATGA
- a CDS encoding class I SAM-dependent methyltransferase, whose protein sequence is MHQFFEENDSASAIEAQYDAQRIAFAPIIFQVARSMRDLGVLKALYEHKEGMSIEALAKETNLSEYGITTLIETSLSADIVKQKGELYFITKTGYFLLNDPMTIANMNYNHHVNYQGLFSLDEAIKSGKPTGLKVFGDWETIYPALSILPENAKQSWFTFDHFYSDSAFPEAVEKLLSLNPTKILDVGGNTGKFSMLMTKSDKALHVTIMDLPEQLALARENIEKEGLEEQISLLPANVLAPSHVFPKGFDIIWMSQFLDCFSEDEIVSILSKAKEAMNEKTLLCIMEPFWDRQRFETSAFCIINTSPYFTAMANGRSKMYHSKDFIKLIEMAGLKVDEIIDHLGVCQSIVKIKRA, encoded by the coding sequence ATGCACCAGTTTTTTGAAGAAAACGATAGCGCCTCTGCCATTGAGGCACAGTACGATGCCCAGCGCATTGCTTTTGCACCGATTATTTTTCAAGTAGCACGCTCTATGCGCGATCTAGGTGTCCTAAAGGCACTCTATGAGCATAAAGAGGGTATGAGCATTGAAGCATTGGCAAAAGAGACCAATTTAAGTGAGTATGGCATTACGACACTCATCGAAACCAGTCTGAGTGCGGACATCGTTAAACAAAAAGGCGAGCTTTATTTCATCACGAAAACGGGCTATTTTTTACTGAATGATCCGATGACCATTGCCAATATGAACTACAACCATCACGTGAATTACCAAGGGCTTTTTTCACTCGATGAAGCGATCAAAAGTGGGAAACCAACAGGACTCAAAGTCTTTGGCGATTGGGAGACTATCTACCCAGCACTCTCCATCTTGCCCGAAAATGCCAAACAGAGTTGGTTCACGTTTGATCATTTTTATTCTGACAGCGCGTTTCCTGAAGCGGTGGAAAAACTTTTGAGCCTCAATCCCACTAAAATTTTGGATGTGGGAGGCAATACAGGGAAATTTTCGATGCTGATGACAAAGAGCGATAAGGCTTTACATGTAACCATTATGGATTTGCCAGAACAACTCGCATTGGCGCGTGAAAACATCGAAAAGGAGGGTTTAGAAGAGCAAATTTCTCTTTTGCCTGCCAATGTTTTAGCCCCATCTCACGTTTTTCCCAAAGGGTTTGACATCATCTGGATGAGTCAATTTTTAGACTGTTTTAGTGAAGATGAGATCGTCTCTATTTTGAGTAAAGCCAAAGAGGCGATGAATGAGAAGACGCTACTTTGCATCATGGAGCCATTTTGGGACAGACAACGCTTTGAAACTTCGGCGTTTTGTATCATCAACACATCACCTTACTTTACCGCGATGGCAAATGGGCGCAGTAAGATGTACCACTCTAAAGATTTTATCAAGCTGATTGAAATGGCGGGGTTGAAAGTCGATGAAATTATTGACCATTTAGGTGTATGTCAGAGTATTGTGAAGATCAAAAGAGCTTAG
- a CDS encoding DJ-1/PfpI family protein, whose translation MTYSVGILVFDNVEVLDFAGPYEVFTTASRVYGKQNLLSSVTPFEVFTIGKTKESVRARAGLKIDPDFDFKTHPKIDVLLIPGGVVTEELKDASVINWIATTSKETQLTASICTGAFLLAKVGLLEGKSATTHWEDINDLRVMFPKLEVKEQMRWVDEGAIVTSAGISAGIDMSLHLVERLVSRDLALNTARQMEFDWTENA comes from the coding sequence ATGACGTATTCGGTTGGTATATTGGTGTTTGACAATGTTGAAGTACTTGATTTTGCAGGTCCTTACGAAGTATTTACCACAGCTTCACGCGTTTATGGTAAACAAAATCTACTCTCTTCCGTAACACCTTTTGAAGTCTTTACGATTGGTAAAACAAAAGAGTCTGTTCGCGCACGTGCAGGACTGAAAATTGACCCTGATTTTGACTTTAAAACACATCCCAAAATCGATGTTTTACTTATCCCTGGCGGCGTTGTCACCGAAGAGCTGAAAGACGCTTCGGTTATAAATTGGATCGCCACTACATCCAAAGAGACACAACTGACTGCTTCTATCTGCACGGGTGCGTTTTTGCTAGCAAAAGTGGGACTGCTTGAGGGCAAGTCTGCCACAACACACTGGGAAGATATAAACGATCTTCGTGTGATGTTTCCAAAACTTGAGGTAAAAGAGCAGATGCGTTGGGTCGATGAAGGCGCTATCGTCACATCCGCTGGCATTTCCGCAGGTATCGATATGAGCCTGCATCTTGTGGAACGACTTGTAAGTCGAGACTTAGCCCTCAATACTGCCAGACAAATGGAATTTGATTGGACGGAAAATGCCTAA